The Flavobacterium faecale genome has a segment encoding these proteins:
- a CDS encoding ABC-F family ATP-binding cassette domain-containing protein: protein MLTVNNLSVQFGKRILFDEVNTTFTHGNIYGVIGANGAGKSTFLKIIAGEMDPTSGHVHLEPGKRMSVLNQNHNMFDEHTVLDTVLMGNKILYAVKKEMDELYLDYNDKNADRIGELQVQFEEMNGWNADSDAAAMLSNLGITEDNHYTLMGDLEGKIKVRVLLAQALFGNPDLLIMDEPTNDLDFETISWLENFLANYENTVIVVSHDRHFLDAVCTHISDIDFSKINHYSGNYTFWYESSQLAAKQRAQQNKKAEEKKQELEEFIRRFSANVAKSKQATSRKKMISKLNISEIKPSSRRYPAIIFDQDREAGDQILNVQGLKAVVDGDILFEGIDLNMAKGDKVVVFSKDSRATTAFYQILNNNQKADAGTYDWGVTTNQAYLPGENHEFFENDYTLVDWLRQWAKTEEERDEVYIRGFLGKMIFSGEEALKTSRVLSGGEKVRCMLSRMMMERANVLMLDEPTNHLDLESITAFNNSLKNYKGSILFTTHDHEFAQTVGNRIVELTPKGAIDRYMTFDEYLDDEKVQELRVKMYS from the coding sequence ATGTTAACAGTTAATAATTTATCGGTTCAGTTTGGAAAACGTATTTTGTTTGATGAGGTGAACACCACTTTTACACACGGTAATATTTATGGGGTGATTGGTGCCAATGGTGCTGGAAAATCTACTTTTTTGAAAATTATTGCAGGCGAAATGGACCCTACTTCTGGTCACGTTCATTTGGAACCAGGGAAAAGGATGTCGGTTTTGAACCAAAATCACAATATGTTTGATGAACATACAGTACTGGATACGGTATTGATGGGAAACAAGATTTTGTATGCTGTTAAAAAAGAAATGGATGAGTTGTACCTAGATTACAACGACAAAAATGCCGATAGAATAGGGGAGTTGCAAGTTCAATTTGAAGAGATGAACGGTTGGAATGCCGACTCTGATGCTGCTGCAATGTTGTCTAACCTTGGGATAACTGAGGATAATCACTATACATTGATGGGTGACTTGGAAGGAAAAATTAAAGTACGTGTACTTTTGGCGCAGGCTTTGTTTGGAAATCCTGATTTACTTATTATGGATGAGCCGACCAATGATTTGGATTTTGAGACCATTTCGTGGTTAGAGAATTTTTTGGCAAACTATGAGAATACTGTAATTGTAGTATCGCATGACCGTCACTTTTTGGATGCGGTTTGTACACATATATCTGATATTGATTTTAGTAAAATCAATCATTACTCTGGAAACTATACATTTTGGTACGAGTCTAGCCAACTAGCGGCTAAGCAACGTGCGCAACAAAACAAAAAAGCAGAGGAGAAGAAACAAGAATTGGAAGAGTTTATTCGTCGTTTTAGTGCGAATGTGGCGAAGTCTAAGCAAGCGACTTCTCGTAAAAAAATGATTTCGAAATTGAATATTTCTGAAATTAAACCTTCTAGCCGTCGTTATCCTGCGATTATTTTTGACCAAGACCGTGAGGCCGGTGATCAAATTTTGAACGTGCAAGGATTGAAAGCAGTTGTAGATGGAGACATACTTTTTGAAGGTATAGATTTGAATATGGCTAAGGGAGACAAGGTGGTTGTTTTCTCGAAAGACTCGAGAGCGACTACTGCTTTTTACCAAATTTTGAACAACAATCAAAAAGCAGATGCAGGAACTTATGATTGGGGTGTAACAACGAACCAAGCGTATTTACCGGGTGAGAATCACGAATTTTTTGAGAATGATTATACTCTTGTAGATTGGTTGCGCCAATGGGCAAAAACAGAAGAAGAGCGTGATGAGGTGTATATTAGAGGATTTTTGGGGAAAATGATTTTCTCTGGAGAAGAAGCTTTGAAAACAAGTCGTGTATTGTCTGGAGGAGAGAAAGTACGTTGTATGCTATCACGTATGATGATGGAGCGTGCCAATGTATTGATGCTTGATGAACCTACAAACCATTTGGATTTGGAGTCGATTACAGCATTTAATAACTCGTTGAAAAACTACAAAGGTTCGATTTTGTTTACAACTCATGACCACGAGTTTGCACAAACGGTTGGAAATAGAATTGTAGAATTGACTCCAAAAGGAGCAATTGATCGCTACATGACGTTTGACGAATACCTTGACGATGAAAAAGTACAAGAATTGAGAGTGAAGATGTACTCTTAA
- a CDS encoding DUF3095 domain-containing protein, which produces MPSVNSAGKIEMHWTFFSKEKEEAQCSSLYCAYNLPLKTKKQRSQVYMEEDLNFYKRISKSNIPLTELLKNDKLFYDVPANWSVVVTDIENSTQAVASGLHNDVNRTATGSIITVLNTLKGMGLGIKIPYFFGGDGSTFLMPNAVLEPVLAALTIYSQHIFKTIDLQLRVGKMGVGQIYKNGITLKITKLKQNDLLTTPVILGNGLKYAESVIKNQFHTSVLRGNEDAKLNLEGMQCRWDEIYPNTVDKKVVCLLVDCLEESNQAQVYGTIMREIDFIFGSLDKRNPISTLKLKLNTSLENIKREMRIKIGNYQLSYMISNWLMTLFGSFYFKYFESGKLYKFRVTQLSDTIMLDGFLNTVISGTEEQVSRLQMLLDNLESKNKIIYGIHITHASIMSCYIEDKEKKHIHFVDGTEGGYTSAAVMFKEKMKNLK; this is translated from the coding sequence ATGCCTTCTGTAAATAGCGCGGGTAAGATTGAAATGCATTGGACTTTTTTTTCGAAAGAGAAAGAAGAAGCACAATGCAGTAGTTTATATTGTGCGTATAACTTACCTTTAAAAACAAAAAAGCAACGTAGTCAGGTTTATATGGAAGAGGATTTGAATTTTTATAAACGAATTTCGAAAAGTAATATTCCGTTAACGGAATTGTTAAAGAACGATAAGTTGTTTTATGACGTACCTGCAAATTGGTCTGTTGTGGTTACGGATATCGAAAATTCGACGCAGGCTGTCGCTAGTGGTCTTCATAATGATGTAAACCGAACAGCAACAGGAAGCATTATTACTGTTTTGAACACCTTGAAAGGGATGGGGTTAGGGATTAAAATTCCATACTTTTTTGGAGGTGATGGGTCCACTTTTTTGATGCCAAATGCGGTTTTAGAACCCGTTTTGGCGGCTTTGACCATTTATAGTCAACATATTTTTAAAACCATTGACTTACAGCTGCGCGTAGGGAAGATGGGTGTTGGTCAAATTTACAAGAACGGAATAACTTTAAAAATTACCAAACTCAAACAAAATGATTTATTAACGACTCCCGTTATTTTGGGAAATGGTTTGAAGTATGCCGAAAGTGTAATTAAAAACCAATTTCATACTTCAGTTCTTCGTGGTAATGAAGATGCAAAACTAAATTTGGAAGGAATGCAATGCCGTTGGGATGAAATATACCCCAACACAGTTGACAAAAAAGTAGTGTGCTTGTTGGTCGATTGCCTCGAAGAAAGCAATCAGGCGCAGGTGTACGGAACGATCATGCGAGAGATAGACTTTATTTTTGGTTCATTGGACAAACGAAACCCAATTTCGACCCTGAAATTAAAATTAAATACCTCCCTAGAAAATATCAAACGCGAAATGCGAATTAAGATAGGCAACTATCAATTGAGCTACATGATTAGTAATTGGCTCATGACCTTGTTTGGGAGTTTTTATTTTAAATATTTCGAATCGGGCAAATTGTATAAATTCCGTGTCACGCAATTATCGGATACCATTATGCTCGACGGTTTTTTGAACACTGTAATTTCGGGCACAGAAGAACAAGTTAGTCGCTTGCAAATGCTTTTGGATAATTTAGAATCTAAAAACAAAATTATCTACGGCATACATATTACACATGCTTCCATCATGTCGTGCTATATTGAAGACAAAGAGAAAAAACATATTCATTTTGTTGATGGTACCGAAGGCGGCTACACTAGTGCCGCCGTTATGTTTAAAGAAAAAATGAAGAACTTGAAATAA
- a CDS encoding outer membrane beta-barrel family protein, whose translation MKKLLLVFFISGALYSQNTTKKDSVQTTNLKEVVLVVKKKAIEQKSDRTIINFSDQPQLNSGSLLEGLKKLPGLIISDVAGMTYQGKQLEVYMDGRPLNIYSNELNSYLESLPANSVEKIEIITQPGAEFPATSGGAIINIISSRTAKRYISATYSNGYSYTNYDKSRHRFNNSILLNAKNSLFGWQLQAGQNYSDGYQRTKFYNPTDVLSQNETDRINRFYFIKSGLTFDFDKDRLLVNYDYNTSNNAATIGANGLGFVSLDDSDTKQVRNEAVVTYQKRFANPATKLDFRLNYNQNQNDFQLAGIPSGNVSLQNSFNQNFYQFKTDYSKEIKLLDEGKWSAGFLADKLDFKTTSFDINNLEYKRNTTAAYTQLSTSLKKFEFIVGGRLESYTIEGKTVSSDLTPFSLTKFFPNATLQYNIMSKVFMNANYNKKISLPNTSALNPNNTNYQNPNVSFFGNPNLSPTIYDNYEVKISAFDYMFIKYSISDASNAVVNRIVSNNNGAASISTNIPKLTVRNFSLGLPIPYMLFSKGIKETLKFNVNPDELNFLYVYVGNQKHLLEGVESKGFWNFNFMSQIQLPHKIKFTANYNTATTGGNYQYYKMIKPFSKQFDLTFSKKFMDNDLSISIYANDIFNTNRQELGAIGTNLLYDSKNDTRRIGLSMNYKIPTRNKLAKVQENMLNNDKNEEDSLLKK comes from the coding sequence ATGAAAAAACTTTTACTCGTATTTTTTATTTCAGGCGCACTTTATTCTCAAAACACCACCAAAAAAGATTCTGTTCAAACCACCAACCTAAAAGAGGTTGTTCTCGTGGTTAAAAAGAAAGCCATTGAACAAAAATCTGATCGAACGATTATTAACTTTTCTGATCAACCACAGCTTAATTCGGGTTCCTTACTCGAAGGGTTGAAGAAATTACCAGGATTAATTATCTCTGACGTAGCAGGGATGACTTACCAAGGCAAGCAGCTCGAGGTATACATGGACGGGCGACCTTTAAATATATATTCCAACGAATTGAATTCATACCTAGAAAGCTTACCAGCAAACTCTGTAGAAAAAATCGAAATTATCACACAACCCGGAGCGGAGTTTCCCGCTACCTCTGGTGGTGCAATCATCAACATCATCTCGTCTAGAACAGCCAAAAGATATATATCGGCTACCTACTCAAATGGTTATAGCTACACCAATTATGATAAATCTCGTCACCGTTTTAATAATAGTATCCTTCTTAATGCCAAAAACAGTTTGTTTGGATGGCAATTGCAAGCAGGACAAAACTACAGCGACGGATACCAACGTACCAAATTTTACAATCCGACAGATGTGCTATCGCAAAATGAAACCGACCGAATCAATCGGTTTTACTTTATTAAATCGGGACTTACATTTGATTTTGACAAAGATCGCTTATTAGTAAATTATGATTACAATACTAGTAATAACGCTGCTACTATTGGCGCCAACGGTTTGGGATTTGTAAGCTTGGATGATAGTGACACCAAACAAGTGCGCAATGAAGCTGTGGTTACCTACCAAAAGCGTTTTGCAAATCCGGCTACCAAACTTGATTTTCGATTGAATTACAACCAAAACCAAAATGATTTTCAATTGGCAGGAATTCCATCAGGTAACGTTTCGTTGCAAAATAGTTTCAACCAAAATTTTTATCAGTTCAAAACAGATTATTCGAAAGAGATAAAACTATTAGACGAAGGAAAATGGAGCGCTGGATTTTTGGCGGATAAACTTGACTTTAAAACCACTAGTTTTGACATTAACAACTTAGAATATAAGCGAAACACTACTGCAGCTTACACCCAATTGAGTACAAGTTTAAAGAAATTTGAATTTATAGTCGGCGGTCGTTTGGAATCGTATACCATCGAAGGCAAAACTGTAAGCAGTGATCTAACGCCTTTTAGCTTGACAAAGTTCTTTCCTAATGCTACGCTGCAATACAATATCATGTCAAAGGTTTTTATGAATGCCAATTACAATAAGAAAATAAGCTTGCCCAACACCTCAGCATTGAATCCAAACAACACTAACTATCAAAATCCAAATGTTTCTTTCTTTGGAAACCCTAATTTGTCACCCACTATTTATGATAATTATGAGGTTAAGATTAGTGCCTTTGATTACATGTTTATCAAATACTCTATAAGTGATGCTAGCAATGCAGTGGTCAATAGAATTGTATCCAATAATAATGGAGCAGCAAGTATTTCTACCAACATTCCGAAACTAACGGTACGCAATTTTAGCCTCGGATTACCGATACCGTATATGTTATTTTCGAAAGGGATAAAAGAAACTTTGAAATTTAATGTAAATCCAGATGAGCTCAACTTTCTATACGTATATGTAGGCAATCAAAAACACTTGTTGGAAGGCGTAGAATCAAAAGGGTTTTGGAATTTCAATTTCATGTCGCAAATCCAATTACCTCACAAAATTAAATTTACTGCAAACTACAATACCGCTACAACAGGTGGAAACTACCAATATTATAAAATGATAAAACCATTTAGCAAACAATTTGACCTTACTTTTTCGAAAAAGTTTATGGACAATGACTTATCAATTTCTATCTATGCCAATGATATTTTTAATACCAATAGGCAAGAGCTCGGTGCTATAGGTACCAACTTATTGTACGATAGTAAAAATGACACAAGACGCATAGGTCTGTCAATGAACTACAAAATCCCGACCCGAAATAAACTGGCAAAAGTGCAAGAGAACATGCTTAACAATGACAAAAATGAAGAGGACAGCTTGTTGAAAAAATAA
- a CDS encoding aspartate carbamoyltransferase catalytic subunit, translated as MKELSVNHLLGIKYITKNDIDLIFETADHFKEVINRPIKKVPSLRDITIANIFFENSTRTKLSFELAQKRLSADVISFSAAQSSVKKGETLIDTVNNILSMKVDMVVMRHATPGAAYFLSKNVKASIVNAGDGAHEHPTQALLDSYSIREKLGDVAGKKVVIVGDILHSRVALSNIYALQMQGAEVKVCGPKTLIPKHIESLGVTVEPNLRKALEWCDVANMLRVQNERMDVNFFPSTREYAQQYGVDKALLDSLDKEIVIMHPGPINRGVEITSDVADSQQSVILNQVENGVAVRMAVIYLLASKIQ; from the coding sequence ATGAAAGAATTAAGCGTAAATCATTTATTAGGCATCAAGTACATTACTAAGAATGATATTGATCTAATATTTGAAACAGCCGATCATTTTAAAGAAGTTATCAATCGTCCAATTAAGAAGGTACCTTCATTAAGAGACATAACGATTGCCAATATATTTTTTGAAAACAGTACACGAACCAAACTTTCATTTGAGTTAGCACAAAAGCGTTTGTCTGCCGATGTAATTAGTTTTTCGGCGGCACAATCCTCTGTAAAAAAAGGAGAAACACTTATTGATACCGTAAACAACATATTGTCTATGAAGGTAGATATGGTTGTAATGCGACACGCTACACCTGGAGCGGCTTACTTTTTGTCCAAAAACGTAAAGGCGAGTATCGTAAATGCAGGTGATGGCGCACACGAGCATCCTACACAAGCCTTGCTTGATAGTTACTCTATACGAGAAAAACTTGGCGACGTAGCTGGTAAAAAAGTGGTCATAGTGGGTGATATTTTGCACTCACGCGTAGCATTGTCAAATATATATGCTTTGCAAATGCAAGGTGCAGAAGTAAAAGTTTGTGGGCCAAAGACCTTAATTCCTAAACATATTGAATCACTAGGCGTAACGGTTGAGCCCAATTTGAGAAAAGCCCTAGAATGGTGTGATGTTGCTAATATGCTACGCGTACAAAATGAGCGTATGGATGTGAACTTTTTTCCGTCAACGCGCGAATATGCGCAGCAGTACGGAGTAGACAAAGCCTTGCTAGACTCACTAGACAAAGAAATTGTAATCATGCATCCTGGTCCAATTAATAGAGGTGTAGAGATTACCTCAGACGTAGCGGACTCACAGCAATCGGTGATTTTGAATCAGGTTGAAAATGGTGTTGCTGTTCGAATGGCAGTCATTTATTTACTTGCGTCAAAAATTCAATAA
- the pyrR gene encoding bifunctional pyr operon transcriptional regulator/uracil phosphoribosyltransferase PyrR, translating into MTQKVLLTSKEVNIILHRLACQLIENHLDFSDTILVGIQPRGTYLAERLKTLLEKEYHTPEIQLGYLDITFFRDDFRRTDKPLEANKTKINFIVENKKVIFIDDVLYSGRSIRAALTAIQSFGRPSEIELLVLIDRRFSRNLPIQPDYRGRQVDAINEERVKVNWEENDGEDSVCLITN; encoded by the coding sequence ATGACTCAAAAAGTATTGCTCACTTCGAAGGAAGTCAATATCATTCTGCATCGTTTGGCTTGTCAACTCATTGAAAATCATTTGGATTTTTCGGATACTATATTGGTCGGTATTCAGCCTAGAGGTACTTATTTGGCTGAACGTCTAAAAACATTGTTAGAAAAAGAATACCATACGCCAGAGATTCAGTTGGGGTATTTGGATATTACGTTTTTTAGAGATGATTTTCGAAGAACAGATAAACCGCTAGAAGCCAATAAAACCAAAATCAATTTTATAGTCGAAAACAAAAAAGTCATCTTTATTGATGATGTTTTGTACTCAGGCAGGAGCATACGTGCAGCACTGACTGCGATTCAGAGTTTTGGGCGTCCATCAGAAATTGAATTGTTGGTACTTATTGATAGACGTTTTAGTCGTAATCTGCCTATTCAACCCGATTACCGTGGGCGACAAGTAGATGCTATAAATGAAGAAAGAGTAAAAGTAAACTGGGAGGAAAATGATGGTGAAGACTCTGTTTGTTTGATTACAAACTAA
- a CDS encoding SdpI family protein gives MKNQERWTFAQLYSSKELIKLGSVLVTCSSLNLVATFSNETNLTIGLSLLILIVILLFIRVESAIKQKFN, from the coding sequence ATGAAAAACCAAGAAAGATGGACGTTTGCTCAATTGTATTCGTCCAAAGAATTGATAAAACTAGGATCGGTACTTGTCACTTGTTCATCATTGAATTTGGTTGCGACTTTTTCAAATGAAACCAACTTAACAATTGGTTTAAGCTTGCTGATTTTGATCGTAATTCTGTTATTTATTCGAGTAGAAAGCGCCATCAAACAAAAATTTAATTAG
- a CDS encoding IS30 family transposase — protein sequence MSHLTIEQRYEIATLRSQGFSMSKIGGFIGRDKSVISRELSRNSDQRNNVYKAKLAQSKASIRQHEKAKKIRFTEQIKARVIHLLEEDFSPEQIVGYCSDKNFECVSIETIYQFIWSDKKKGGQHYKHLRTKGKRYAKRGALKGSRGIIKDRVGIENRPLVVEEKQRIGDLEIDLVIGKNHKGALLTINDRASGVLKMAKINSKESQEIQEKLIELLMDWKPILHTITSDNGKEFANHKKVSEILEISYFFANPYCSWERGANENLNGLVRQYFPKKYNFDLITEEEVLRVTNKLNNRPRKRFGFKSPNEIFEQKLKQCA from the coding sequence ATGTCACATTTAACGATTGAACAAAGATACGAAATTGCTACACTTCGTTCACAAGGATTTTCAATGAGTAAAATTGGAGGGTTTATAGGTAGAGATAAATCTGTAATTTCAAGAGAGCTATCCAGAAATTCCGATCAAAGAAATAATGTTTATAAAGCTAAATTAGCCCAAAGTAAGGCCAGTATTCGACAGCATGAAAAAGCTAAGAAAATACGCTTTACTGAACAGATAAAAGCACGTGTTATTCATCTTTTAGAAGAAGATTTCAGTCCTGAACAAATAGTAGGATATTGCAGTGATAAAAACTTTGAATGTGTTTCGATTGAAACAATTTATCAATTCATTTGGAGCGACAAAAAGAAAGGCGGACAACATTATAAGCACCTACGCACAAAAGGAAAGCGATATGCTAAAAGAGGGGCTTTAAAAGGCTCAAGAGGTATTATTAAAGATAGAGTTGGTATTGAAAACAGGCCGTTGGTTGTAGAAGAAAAGCAAAGAATTGGGGATTTAGAAATTGATTTGGTAATAGGTAAAAATCACAAAGGAGCTTTGTTAACAATAAATGACAGAGCATCAGGTGTGCTTAAAATGGCTAAAATAAACAGTAAGGAATCACAAGAAATTCAGGAGAAATTAATTGAATTATTAATGGATTGGAAGCCCATTTTGCACACCATTACATCTGATAATGGGAAAGAGTTCGCTAACCATAAAAAAGTATCTGAAATATTAGAAATCTCATACTTCTTTGCCAACCCATATTGTAGTTGGGAAAGAGGTGCTAATGAAAATTTAAATGGTTTAGTAAGACAATATTTTCCAAAAAAATATAACTTTGATTTAATAACAGAAGAAGAGGTTTTAAGAGTAACAAATAAATTAAATAACAGACCCAGAAAAAGATTTGGTTTTAAAAGTCCAAATGAAATTTTTGAGCAAAAACTTAAACAATGTGCATAA
- a CDS encoding ribonuclease Z, producing MKVDQKGNTITIKDTQGDFNSFLTKVTNQYKSYEDHNLIIDLLPNKAVNIDDVKQLLPLSTQHKKAKKSFVIVADAVDYNAVSTKLTVVPTLLEANDIISMEEIERDLGF from the coding sequence ATGAAAGTAGATCAAAAAGGAAATACTATTACTATAAAAGATACTCAAGGCGATTTTAACTCATTTTTGACCAAAGTAACAAACCAATACAAGAGTTATGAAGATCACAACCTTATTATTGATCTTTTGCCAAATAAAGCAGTTAACATTGACGACGTGAAACAATTATTACCATTATCTACGCAGCACAAAAAAGCAAAAAAATCGTTTGTAATCGTAGCTGATGCCGTTGATTATAATGCCGTTTCGACTAAACTGACTGTAGTTCCTACCCTGCTAGAGGCAAACGATATTATAAGTATGGAAGAGATCGAAAGAGATTTAGGATTTTAA